TTGAACAGGCAGCCAGGGCCGAAGAAGATGCTCGACTTCGTGAGCTGTATCCCCTTCCCGAAGACGAGGAGGGATACACGGAAGATGGAGAGTATTACGAGGATGCTGAAGCTGCGGGAGAGGAACCAGTGGCCGAAGCCGTGGAGGAGTCAGTCGAAACAGCTGACACCGAATTACAAGCTGAAGATCAGGCCACAGAACACACTGAACAGCAGGAAGACGAGCTCGATTCTGAGGATGCCCCCAACACAAGCGATGTAGAGGAAGGAGCCCGGTGAACGTTTCGCGCCCCGTCCTCCGTCGCTGTGTCGCCTGCCGTCAGCTGCTCGATCGAAGCATGCTTTTGCGAGTGATTCGTGACCATCAGGAGGGGGTCCTCCTCGATCAGGGAATGGGCCGATCGGCCTACCTCTGCCCGACTGAGGCCTGTTTTGAAGAGGCACGCCGCCGCAAAAGGCTTCAGAAATCCCTGCGTTGCCAGGTTTCTGAAGAATTAATGACGGCGCTGCAAGAGCGGCTCACCGAACCTCGGGTTGCAGCCGCTGAGGCAAGATGAACATTGGCACCACGTGTGTGGAGCCCCGAGGCACACCGTGCCCGGACCGATCGGAGACCTGAATGACCAGCAGCGGCAAAGTCAGAATTTATGAGTTGTCCAAGGACCTTGGCTTGGAGAACAAAGACGTCCTGGATGCCGCCGAGAAGCTGTCCATCGCCGCAAGGAGCCACAGCAGCTCCATCAGCGAAACAGAAGCCGGCAAAATCCGAACGCTCTTAAAGCAAGGTGGGAGTCCAGTCGCGTCTGCTCCTGCCAAGCCCGCGCCTGGAAAAGCAATTCTCTCGGTCAGGAAGGCTTCCAGCCCAGCAGCTCCGTCCATGCCCAGCAAACCTGCGGCTCCTGCGGCAGCAAAACCATCACCCAAACCTTCTGCACCATCACGACCAGAGGCCCCCCTTCCTCTCATCGTGCAGAAGCCCGTGTCGCGTCAAGCAGCACCACAAAAGCCTGTGAGCCGACAAAGCACTCCCGCGGCTGCCGCACCTGCAGCAGCACCCTCCGCTCCCGCACCATCTGCGCCCACACCAAGGCCCAAGCCCACGGCTCCTAAGGCTTCGGCCCCCGCTCCAACCGCCTCTGCTCCGTCAGCTCCTCCAAGGCCCACCTCAGCCAGACCAACACCTGCTCCGGCTCGACCCACAGGCACCTCACCAGTGAAACGGCCTGGCAGCGAAGCCAGCAGCCCAAGACCGACCGCCCCGCCAACCCGTCCTCAACCCAAAGCCCCGGTGAATCGAGGGGCACCGGCTAGACCCGCTCCCAAACCAGAACTCGTGGGACGGCCACAGCCCAAGCGTGCGGCTCCTGGCGCCCCCGTTCGTCAGATCGGACAACGCCCAGGCGTGAGTCCTCGGCCAAGCGGGCCTCCAGGCCAGCGCGCCAACATGCCGCAACGCCCGGCAGGCTCTCAACGCCCGGGTGCCCCAACGCGACCTGGGAATGCACCATCTAAACCAGGGCAACCTCGCTCAGGCGCGAGTTCCCTTGAGTTAGTCGGAAAACCCATCCGCAGAGACGGCAGTAATGATGGCGCCGGTGGCCGTAGCGATGGACAGGGACGTCCTCCTGGTGCCCCAAGACCTGGAGCACCACGTCCTGGCGGTATGCCTGGGATGCGTAAGCCGGTGGCCCCCGGTGAGCTCATGCAGCTCCAAAAGCCAAACAGCCGCCCGTCAGCACCACCGCCTAGACGCGTTGATGGCACTCCTGTTGCCACGCGTAGCGGTGAGGCTGCTGCTGGTGGAGCTAAAGCAACTCCTCCTGTTTCACGTCCTACCGCCACTCCACCAGCAGCACCGAGGCGTCCAGGCTTCAGGCCTGGTCCAGGAGCTGGTGGTCAACGCAGGCCTGGACGGCCTGACTGGGATGACAGCGCAAAACTGGAAGCGCTACGCAGTAAATCACCTCAGAAACAGCGTCAAAAGGTTCATATCATCGGCGAAAACGATGATGCCTTAACCGCTGAGACCGGAGGCTTCGCTGGTGAACGCCAGGCGATGGTGCTGTCCGCCAGCTTGGCCCGTCCTTCCAAGCCGAGAACCAAGCACAAGCCAGCTCCCAAGCCAGTTGCTGCAATCAGGAAGCGGCGTAAGGAAACCGCACGTCAGCGTCAGCGTCGTCGCGCGATGGAACTTCGTGCAGCCAGGGAGGCCAAACAGGTACGGCCCGAGATGATCGTGGTCCCCGAGGACAATCTGACGGTGCAAGAGCTCGCTGACATGCTCAGCATCGAAAGCTCAGAAATCATCAAATCCCTGTTCTTCAAGGGTGTCATTGCCACGGTCACGCAGACCTTGGACATGCCAACCATTGAAGCTGTGGCACAAGAATTCGGCGTACCTGTACTTCAGGATGATGTCGAAGAGGCGGCCAAGAAGACCGTCGAGATGATCGAGGAGAAAGACCACGCTCATCTCATTCGCCGTCCCCCAGTGGTCACCGTCATGGGTCACGTTGACCACGGCAAGACAAGCCTTCTTGATGCGATCCGCCAAGCCCGCGTCGCCGCTGGAGAAGCCGGTGGAATCACCCAACACATTGGTGCTTATCAAGTCGAGATTCAGCACAACGATTCACCCCAGAGGCTCACATTCCTCGACACCCCAGGGCACGAGGCATTCACCGCCATGCGTGCTCGAGGGACCAAAGTCACTGATGTTGCTGTCTTGGTGGTTGCGGCAGACGATGGTGTTCGTCCTCAGACCTTGGAAGCGATCAGCCATGCAAGGGCGGCAGAAGTGCCGGTCGTTGTGGCGATCAACAAAATCGACAAAGAGGGAGCCTCCCCCGATCGTGTCAAACAGGAACTCTCTGAACAGAACCTGCTGGCGGAAGATTGGGGAGGCGATGTGGTGATGGTGCCCGTCAGCGCCCTCCGCGGAGAAAACATCGACAAGTTGCTTGAAATGATTCTCCTCGTGACAGAGGTTGAGGATTTACAAGCCAACCCCGATCGACTCGCAAAAGGCACCGTGATCGAGGCCCATCTCGACAAGGCCAAAGGTCCTGTGGCCACATTGCTGGTTCAAAACGGCACGCTTCGCACTGGTGACGTCCTCGCCGCAGGCCCAGTTCTCGGCAAAGTGCGCGCCATGGTGGATGACGGCGGCGGCCGTTTGAAAGAAGCAGGTCCTTCCTGTGCAGTGGAAGCACTTGGTTTCAGCGAAGTGCCCACCGCAGGCGACGAATTTGAGGTCTACCCCGATGAGAAGTCAGCACGTGCTGTCGTCGGCGATCGTGCCTCAGATGCCCGCGCGAGTCGATTGGCGCAACAGATGGCATCACGTCGCGTATCACTCACGGCAATGTCTGGCCAGGCCAAAGAGGGCGAGCTGAAAGAGCTCAATCTCATCCTCAAGGCCGATGTTCAAGGCAGTGTGGAAGCGATCCTTGGTTCACTTGAACAGCTACCGAAGGACGAGGTCCAAGTCCGTGTCCTGCTGTCCGCTCCTGGCGAAGTCACAGAAACGGACGTCGATCTAGCGGCAGCCTCTGGCGCTGTGATCGTTGGCTTCAACACCTCAATGGCGTCAGGTGCAAAACGAGCGGCAGATGCCAATAGCGTTGACGTTCGCGACTACGACGTCATCTATAAGCTGCTGGAGGACATCCAGTTGGCCATGGAAGGTCTCCTGGAACCAGAACTTGTGGAAGAGTCCCTTGGAGAAGCAGAGGTTCGAGCCGTTTTCACGATCGGCAAGAGCGCTGTGGCTGGTTGTTATGTCACAACCGGAAAGCTGCAACGGAACTGCAAGGTGCGCGTGCGTCGCGGCAAAGAAATCGTCTTTGCTGGAGATCTCGATTCACTACGCCGCAACAAAGACGACGTCAAGGATGTGGCCACAGGGTTCGAATGCGGTATCGGCTGTGATCGCTTCGCCAATTGGAAGGACGGCGACATCGTTGAGGGCTACAAGCTCGTAACCCAGCGCCGCAAGCTCGCCACCTAATGTCCCCTCGCAACGAGCCGCTTCTCTGGCTCCAGCTGGTGGCGATAGGAGCCATTCCACTGGAGCTACAGCTGCTTCGGTTGATCTTGGCTGGCTCGGATCTTGGTCCGGTGCCCTCGGTGGAACGTCTTCTCTGTTGGGGGATCGCCGTTGTTGCTCCTTCAATCTTGCTCTGGAGACGCCCTGTGGATTGGGGGTCCCTTCTCCTAGTTCGTCAACCTTTAACGGGGAGGACAACCTGGCAACGCAAAATCAGTCACTGCCAAGACAACCTGCTCTTAAAACTGGTGGGAGCAGCAGGAGCAGTTCTTTTGCTCGCGTTGTTCTGGTGGATTGATCGTTCCTCGCTATTGATTGCAGATCTTTCTCCTTTAAAAAGTGGACATCGCCTTCAAAGTTTGCTGATCGCGACCCCACTTCTGGCCGTCATTGTTTGGCAATGGCATCAGCTGGTCCAATCGATCTGGCTTCTTACTCGTCCCTCGATGGCCATTGAAGAGGCCGTAGCGATGAGTGACCGACAACTTGAGGATTCAAGGTTTTCACTCGGGTTGGGGCTCCTACGCCTAGAAAGCTTGGATTGGCAATCTCAAGATCTCAACACGCCAGCCGTTGCTCAACCTAAGGAGTCTCCAAAAACCATTGAGACGCCTCCTCCCCCTGACCATTCAACGAAGCAACCTTCAGAAGACGTCGCCAATGCAGCGCTTGAGCAAGAAGAACTGAATCCCACAGAAACGACAGATTTAGGGCTCGCGAGTTCGGTCGAACCAGAGCAAGCTGCCGAACAGAGCAACAGCACTGATCTGGATCACGAGGTCGCTGACAACAACAGTGTCTCCAGCAGTGACTCTGAAGGTCATGACGAACAGACCAAGGCCGCCGGAAGCGAAGAGAGCGAGCCAGAGCAAGCGCCGTAACGTTCTCCAGGGAGTGCGTGCTTCCTGTAAGAGCCGATCTTTCAGTGCTGGGTCCAACTGTCTTTGAGAGTCGCGGTCGCTCAAACCCTGTACAGCGCAATTCCAAATGTTAAGTTCCTAAAGCTGCCGATGTAGCTCAGCTGGTAGAGCAACGCTTTCGTAAAGCGTGGGTCGCCTGTTCAAGTCAGGTCATCGGCTTAAGAGAGCAACCCAGTTTCAGCATGGAATCCGCGCTGCAGCTGGTCTTTTATTGCTCGGAACTGGCTGAGAGCAAGATCGCAACTGATATGCGCTAGCTCATGAAATCGCATGGGCCTGTTCACACACGACGAATTCAGATCCATGCGCATAACGAACATTGACTGGAACCCCAGCTTGACAAAGGGGGCATTCATCAGCGGGCCAGGACGGAAGGAGTACTTCATCTAAAAAAATGAAATTCTCCACCCCAAGATCTGCCGCCCCTACATTGCCCCTATTCACATACGCTGCAATACCCATCGGATGGCCGCCTGATTGAACGACTGCCTCACACGTAAGACGAACCGAAAATCCAGTATTAACAACATCATCAACAATCAGGACAGATTGACCTCGAATAATCTCATCATATCCCCGCTTAATCTCAAACCTTTCTGTTTTTCCTGCCTTGCCAAGCAGACGTTCCGCAAATACACAACGAGCCTGAAGCGACAAAGCTACATATTGGGCACAAATAACACCGCCTATAGCAGGACCACAGATCAAGCCAGGCCTTAACCCTTGCTCTTGAATTTCTTCACCCAAAAGCTGACCAAGCTGATGAGCAAGTTCCGGCCTTAAGTTAATAAGATCCTTGGCAACCCATCCGGAGCCATGATCTCCCGAAGCGTACACAAAGTGGTCATTTTCGATCAGCGTTCCACTTGATTCTAGGATTTTTCTTGTCATTTCCTGTCTCTGCTTCGTAGACATAGCGACGATGGATTGACCACTACCGACAGGTTGGCAAAGCCCACACGGTCTTACAACCAAGCACTCGCAAGAGACAAAGCCATGGCCTAAAAGCGTTGCACTGGCCTAGCTCCAATGCACCCTCAAGCAAGGCGCATTGCTGAGCACACGCGATTCATTGAAAACCAGCAAAACTTCCAATCCAGCCCAAGGCAACATCAAGCCAACCTGGTTCATTCCGATGGGCTTTTATCTCAATCCAGAATTCTTCCGCGTGAGCCAAGTGATCACCACAAGATGCGCCCGTGCTGCCAAGCGAATAAATGCCTAGGCCAATGAAATCTTAAAAAGAGTTGGCACAAGTCCCCATAAGAGCGATTGGCACGATTTCTGCTCATTAGACCACCTGCCTAGACGTGGTTGCCCGACTGATTGAGCATGAGGCTCGGAACTAATCGGGGAGTGCTAATGAGCCAAACAACGACTGGAGATCAGCAGCAATCGCAGCTTTTGCAGCATTCATCTGAGCCAGAATGACCATCTGCGCAAGGCTGCGAGCAATACACCTTGCCATCTTTCTGGACAGCGGATTCAACAGACACTGCGCAAGAGCAGGGATCACAGGCACAAACTTGATTGCTAGTAGCCATGTCTTGAGTGGACGTCTCCCTCTTTCATAAAACAAAAATGCGTCCACGTCCATTACCCATTTGGGGGAGAGCAGACTCCCGCAAATAATTCATCCGTTGATGCACTCCTCAGGTTGGTGCTGACATGCCATCAAACTGAAACCATCTAAACCAGAGTTCATGTCCAGCATCGAACCCAGCAAGCTCGATCGCATGAAACGCAGCTTTGGAAGCGATGCAGCACTCGATGAAGTGTTCATCGTGCTGAGTGTCGGCGCAGGGCTCATCGCAACTCTGGGTTTACTCGCCAACAGCCCCGCCGTCGTGATCGGCGCGATGGTCGTGGCTCCATGGATCATGCCGCTAAGAGCTGCCGCTTTTGCCGTGCTCTTTGGTGACATCCCCCTGCTTAACCGTTCCTTGCGGACGTTGATGGTGGGAGTATGCACTACCGCTGTCCTATCCATTGTGTTGGGGAAGCTGGCCGGATTGCCTCAATTCGGCTCGGAAGTCGAAGCGCGGATATCGCCAAACCTTCTCGACTTAGGGATCGCCCTTGTGGCCGGTGGACTGGCCACCTACGCCAAGCTTCGCAGTGATGCAGTGAGCTCACTTGCAGGAACGGCCATTGCAGTTGCTCTTGTACCACCTGTCTGCGTGATGGGACTTCTTCTATCCCATGCGCGCTGGGAGGACGCATTGAATGCCGGCCTGCTATTTGCCACAAACCTTCTTGGAATTTTGACCGGAGGATTGGTCTTAATGGCCTGCAGAGATTCCTACTTTCGCCAAGAACTCAGGCGAAGCCAGTTAGGAGCCGCAAGCTTTGCACTCACTGGCTTATTGCTGATTCCACTAGGGGGAAGTTTTATCAATCTCCTTGTCCAAGCGAAAAACGAAAATACACGCGAATCAGTGGAAAAGACCATTGCAAAATTTCTAACGCAGGAGACCTTAACCTTTGGCGATAAAAAGAAAATTGATGTCGAGAAGGTCGACATTGACTGGGATCAAAACCCACCTGTCATACGAGTGATCGTGCGTGTTGCAGACCCAGAACGTCCAACATTCAAACAAGTTTCAGCCGTTCAAGAAGAGATCAACAAACGGCAAGATGTTCGATTTAGACTTGTCGTGCAACGCACAGCTGTTGACATCGTCGGCCCCAAAGAACAGCCTAACATTGAAAGCCCAACCCCTAAACAACCTATCAATTCACATACAAATACTCAGCCATTTAATAACATCAAACCCGTTGATAGCATTAGACCATTCAAAGAAGTCCCCCTAATCGATCAATTACCTTTTCTTGACAATATGCAATCACAGAAAAAAGAGAATAACAACAATCTCAACTCAACAATTGAACCTGAGGCGATCAAGGCACCAGGACTACCTCTTGACAGTCGAACTGCGGATCAAACCCAGGATTAATTTCGATCAAATAATGAAACTGTTCTGAGCTTGAAGGCGAGCCGCTACAAGAAATTCTTGAACATTTTCAATCTGAACAGGGGGCTCTCGCCCTGCTTCTACATCGCGATAAAGATCAGCCACACTCCATGCCGCACTGCGCTGATCCTCCTGGAACCGAGGGATGAGATGGAGGTGAAGGTGGCGTGCGCCCTCCCCAAAAGCGATGGCGTAGACCCTGTCGCAGCCAGTGAAGTGCTGAATCAACCTTGATGCTTTTTGAACCACATTGCCCCATTCACGTGCTTCCTCATCCACAAAGTCAATCGGACCCGCAATATGACGACGGACATCCAGCAAGCACCATCCCAGCAAAGGGGACGGATCAGGATGATGACGCAACAGCCAGAGAGGATTACGCCAAATTTCCACCTCGGAAAGACGGACTACATCGGAGTGAAGTTCACAAATGGCGCAGTCTTCCAAGCCAACAGGCAAATCATCAGAAGCTGCTCGATCTGGATTGGATGCCATGAAGCCATGACTGAGATCCACTCATCATCCAATCCTCTGGGAATGGGCGTCATGGCTAAAGCGTTGCTGAGTGCACGAGTCAGCCCAGCCAGAGAGACTGACAGATCAGAAACAGGGCTGTCTGGCTGATCTCCCCCTTATGTATGGGCCCAATCGATTCGGCTCTTAGCTGTTGTGCTGGATCATGAATCCACCGTCGACCAGCAGCATTGAGCCGGTGATAAAAGCTGCCTGATTGGACAGTAACCAGATCACCGCGTTGGCAACATCGCGCGGCGAAGCCATCCGCCCCAAGGGGTGAAGCGAAGAGGCCCGTTTTCTGAGGTGCTCTGGATTGTCGCTTGCTGCAAGGGCCTGGTGGGTGAAACCGCCATCCACCCATCCCGGCGCCACGTTATTCACACGGATACCCCTTGGTGCCAGCTCTCCGGCCGCTGCGTAGCTGAGGCTGAGCACGGCTCCCTTGGAAGTGGTGTAAGCCCCTCCATCAGCTGAGCCGATGAATGCCGAGACACTACCCAAGGTGACGATTGAGCCGTGAGTCGATTCCAAATGAGGAATGGCAGCTTGCACGGCATGAAGAGTGCCGTCCACATTCACAGCCATCACACGCTTCCAGTCCTCATGGCTCTGGCTGGAGAGAGGGCCAGTGCGCAGCACTCCTGCTGCGGTGACAAGCCCTCGAAGGGGGCCGAGCTCCTTGACGGCGCTGTCGATCACCTGTTTCACCATTACCGGATCGGTGACGTCCATATCGAAGCTCTTTGCGACTGCACCGTTCGTTCTGATCTGGGCAGCAACGGCTTCCACCTCCTCGACGTTGGTGTCGCAGACGGCGATAGAGGCGCCGGCTTGAGCTGCCTGCGTGGCGATGGCACGACCAATGGATCCTGCTCCGCCGGTCACCAACACCAACCCGCCGCTGAGATCAATTGAGATCATCTCTCTGAATCACTGACGATTAGTCAAAGGATGAATGCAATCAAAATCACTGTCATCACTAGCGGGGTTGGCTTAATTGATAGGCCTGTGGTTTGTTTGTGATTGAAAAATTTGATGTGGTGGATCTAAGCATTCAAGGTTGATTGAATCTTGTTATGTGATTGGCGTTGGTCTGCTTGCTATCCATGCAACGTGCTTCTCGAGTCATCAGCCAAGACCGCAACAGGACAGGCAACAAAAAGCCCCCACCAATCGGCGGGGGCTTTCTAGTTCAGTTGATCTGAACTTTGGTTGGTTTCCAGATCAACCGATTGCAGGTGCCTGAAGAGCCACAGGTGTGGACTCAGCAGCTGCCAGGTCGAGAGGGAAGTTATGAGCGTTGCGCTCGTGCATCACTTCCATGCCGAGACCGGCACGGTTCAACACGTCGGCCCAGGTGTTCAGGACGCGGCCCTGACCATCAAGGATGGACTGGTTGAAGTTGAAGCCGTTCAGGTTGAAGGCCATGGTTGACACGCCAAGGGCGGTGAACCAGATGCCGACAACAGGCCAGGCTGCAAGGAAGAAGTGAAGGCTACGGCTGTTGTTGAAGGAGGCGTATTGGAAGATCAGGCGACCGAAGTAGCCGTGAGCAGCCACGATGTTGTACGTCTCTTCTTCTTGGCCGAACTTGTAGCCATAGTTCTGGGACTCGGTCTCGGTTGTTTCACGAACCAAGGAGGAGGTCACCAATGAACCGTGCATGGCGGAGAACAGTGAACCACCGAACACACCAGCAACTCCCAGCATGTGGAAGGGGTGCATCAAGATGTTGTGCTCAGCCTGGAACACCAACATGTAGTTGAAGGTTCCAGAGATGCCCAAAGGCATGGCGTCAGAGAACGAACCCTGACCGAAGGGGTAAACCAGGAACACTGCAGATGCAGCAGCAACAGGTGCGCTGTATGCAACACAGATCCAAGGGCGCATGCCCAAGCGGTAGGAAAGTTCCCACTCACGTCCCATATAGGCGTAGATGCCGATCAGGAAGTGGAACACAACCAGTTGGAAAGGACCGCCGTTGTAGAGCCACTCGTCGAGTGAGGCAGCTTCCCAGATTGGGTAGAAGTGCAAGCCGATGGCGTTGCTGGAAGGAACAACAGCACCAGAAATGATGTTGTTGCCATACATCAGTGAACCTGCAACAGGCTCGCGGATGCCGTCGATATCAACCGGAGGTGCGGCGATGAAAGCGACGATGAAGCAGGTGGTAGCGGCAAGCAGTGTGGGGATCATCAACACACCGAACCAACCGACATACAGACGGTTGTTCGTGGAGGTGACCCAATCACAGAACTGCTGCCAACCGTTAGCGCCGGAGCGCTGCTGGATGGTGGTAGTCATGAGAACGGAAAAGAAGGTCTCACAAGGAGACGGTTACGGAAGGGCAGGATGCCCTGCCGATTGAATTGTAAAGCAACTTTGCGGTTTGTGTTCGAGTTTTAAGGGCGAACGTTTCCTTTCGCTACGCAGCGGGAGCGACCTCAAAAGAGCACCTTCAGAAAGGCTTAAGGTTTGGGTGGACACCCTGAGGACAGTCTCGTGGTTTTGATTCGATGGCTTCAGGCTGGCCGGCGCACTGAAGAAACTGTTCCCGTGGCCATGGCCCGCCATCGACGGAATGAGCTTGAAGCCCAGGGAGCGGTTGTGTACTGGAGCGAACGACTAGTCAACGCCTTCTAACCATCCAAACTGGTTTCGTCGCAACAGGAACAATGACAATCAGCTCAAGGGCATCCTGCTTCCGAAGTGGGCTCATCACTGTTGCGTTAGCGAGTTCTACGGCATTGGCTCTCAGTGCCTGCGGATCAAAGACGGCTCCTGACAACAAGACACAGAGCGAAGCGATCAATCGCTTGGAACAACGCCTAGAGCAGCTTGAACGCCAAGTCGGAGAGCAGCTCCCACCGCCTTCAGACAACAGCAACAAGGTTCCTTCAGGCCCTGTCAGTTCGATCACGCTGAGGACTGGAACTAGTGATGACAGGTTGAGGATTTACTGGGCTGATGGCACACGCAGTGATCTTCCCTGCACCAAAGAACAGAACACCTGGGCCTGTGGATAAAAGCTGTCCAGGGAAGGCCAGTCACAACCTTTTACACCTGCCACCTGGTTGAAACATTCAACAAGTGATTCATCGCGTCAAAATTGCGGCATGAATCAGTTCAAAACGGTGTTGGCGCTCATCAGCGGGTTTTGGCTCTTCACGCCAAATGCTGCAACGGCCCAGTCCACCAAGCCATTACCACTGGCCCAACCCAAGGCAGCCAATCTTGCGCGCATGCGCGCTGAGTCGCTCAATGGGGGATTAGGTCAATACAGAGCAGCAAGCTGTATGTACGAAACCGGAGCAGGGCCCTGCCTTGAGTCCATCAGCGATAGAGGGTTCCTGTTCCGATTCCAAGGCGGTGCTCCAGGTTGGCAACAGCAAACCCCTCCTAACCCAACGATCGAAACATCGGTGCTTGTCTCCAGAAACGGTGACCGAATCCTGGAGGTGTCTTACAACGGAACGATCCGTTAAGTGCAAAATCCAGTTGACAGATCGCGTCACCATGACTGCGATGTAAATGAACTACCTGGTTCTGCATGAATCTCCGTACCCTTTCGGCCATGGCCGTTATCACTGGTGCAAGCGTGATGGGCGCAACACCTGGTCTCGCTCAAGGCACAATCCCAGCGTCACAAGTTAGGGCGATCAATTTGGCTCGCAACACTGCCGTTGCCGAAAATGGTGGTCTCACTGTTTATCGCCCTCAGCCCTGCATGTTTCAGACCAG
The Synechococcus sp. CC9311 DNA segment above includes these coding regions:
- a CDS encoding YlxR family protein, with amino-acid sequence MNVSRPVLRRCVACRQLLDRSMLLRVIRDHQEGVLLDQGMGRSAYLCPTEACFEEARRRKRLQKSLRCQVSEELMTALQERLTEPRVAAAEAR
- the infB gene encoding translation initiation factor IF-2; translated protein: MTSSGKVRIYELSKDLGLENKDVLDAAEKLSIAARSHSSSISETEAGKIRTLLKQGGSPVASAPAKPAPGKAILSVRKASSPAAPSMPSKPAAPAAAKPSPKPSAPSRPEAPLPLIVQKPVSRQAAPQKPVSRQSTPAAAAPAAAPSAPAPSAPTPRPKPTAPKASAPAPTASAPSAPPRPTSARPTPAPARPTGTSPVKRPGSEASSPRPTAPPTRPQPKAPVNRGAPARPAPKPELVGRPQPKRAAPGAPVRQIGQRPGVSPRPSGPPGQRANMPQRPAGSQRPGAPTRPGNAPSKPGQPRSGASSLELVGKPIRRDGSNDGAGGRSDGQGRPPGAPRPGAPRPGGMPGMRKPVAPGELMQLQKPNSRPSAPPPRRVDGTPVATRSGEAAAGGAKATPPVSRPTATPPAAPRRPGFRPGPGAGGQRRPGRPDWDDSAKLEALRSKSPQKQRQKVHIIGENDDALTAETGGFAGERQAMVLSASLARPSKPRTKHKPAPKPVAAIRKRRKETARQRQRRRAMELRAAREAKQVRPEMIVVPEDNLTVQELADMLSIESSEIIKSLFFKGVIATVTQTLDMPTIEAVAQEFGVPVLQDDVEEAAKKTVEMIEEKDHAHLIRRPPVVTVMGHVDHGKTSLLDAIRQARVAAGEAGGITQHIGAYQVEIQHNDSPQRLTFLDTPGHEAFTAMRARGTKVTDVAVLVVAADDGVRPQTLEAISHARAAEVPVVVAINKIDKEGASPDRVKQELSEQNLLAEDWGGDVVMVPVSALRGENIDKLLEMILLVTEVEDLQANPDRLAKGTVIEAHLDKAKGPVATLLVQNGTLRTGDVLAAGPVLGKVRAMVDDGGGRLKEAGPSCAVEALGFSEVPTAGDEFEVYPDEKSARAVVGDRASDARASRLAQQMASRRVSLTAMSGQAKEGELKELNLILKADVQGSVEAILGSLEQLPKDEVQVRVLLSAPGEVTETDVDLAAASGAVIVGFNTSMASGAKRAADANSVDVRDYDVIYKLLEDIQLAMEGLLEPELVEESLGEAEVRAVFTIGKSAVAGCYVTTGKLQRNCKVRVRRGKEIVFAGDLDSLRRNKDDVKDVATGFECGIGCDRFANWKDGDIVEGYKLVTQRRKLAT
- a CDS encoding DUF3493 domain-containing protein → MSDRDSQRQLDPALKDRLLQEARTPWRTLRRLLWLALFASGGLGLFVMTFRVTAGDTVVVSDLVIQISAVALFGSLLWFDRTREP
- a CDS encoding phosphoribosyltransferase family protein, producing the protein MSTKQRQEMTRKILESSGTLIENDHFVYASGDHGSGWVAKDLINLRPELAHQLGQLLGEEIQEQGLRPGLICGPAIGGVICAQYVALSLQARCVFAERLLGKAGKTERFEIKRGYDEIIRGQSVLIVDDVVNTGFSVRLTCEAVVQSGGHPMGIAAYVNRGNVGAADLGVENFIFLDEVLLPSWPADECPLCQAGVPVNVRYAHGSEFVVCEQAHAIS
- a CDS encoding DUF389 domain-containing protein, whose amino-acid sequence is MSSIEPSKLDRMKRSFGSDAALDEVFIVLSVGAGLIATLGLLANSPAVVIGAMVVAPWIMPLRAAAFAVLFGDIPLLNRSLRTLMVGVCTTAVLSIVLGKLAGLPQFGSEVEARISPNLLDLGIALVAGGLATYAKLRSDAVSSLAGTAIAVALVPPVCVMGLLLSHARWEDALNAGLLFATNLLGILTGGLVLMACRDSYFRQELRRSQLGAASFALTGLLLIPLGGSFINLLVQAKNENTRESVEKTIAKFLTQETLTFGDKKKIDVEKVDIDWDQNPPVIRVIVRVADPERPTFKQVSAVQEEINKRQDVRFRLVVQRTAVDIVGPKEQPNIESPTPKQPINSHTNTQPFNNIKPVDSIRPFKEVPLIDQLPFLDNMQSQKKENNNNLNSTIEPEAIKAPGLPLDSRTADQTQD
- a CDS encoding HIT family protein, with the translated sequence MASNPDRAASDDLPVGLEDCAICELHSDVVRLSEVEIWRNPLWLLRHHPDPSPLLGWCLLDVRRHIAGPIDFVDEEAREWGNVVQKASRLIQHFTGCDRVYAIAFGEGARHLHLHLIPRFQEDQRSAAWSVADLYRDVEAGREPPVQIENVQEFLVAARLQAQNSFII
- a CDS encoding SDR family NAD(P)-dependent oxidoreductase; the protein is MISIDLSGGLVLVTGGAGSIGRAIATQAAQAGASIAVCDTNVEEVEAVAAQIRTNGAVAKSFDMDVTDPVMVKQVIDSAVKELGPLRGLVTAAGVLRTGPLSSQSHEDWKRVMAVNVDGTLHAVQAAIPHLESTHGSIVTLGSVSAFIGSADGGAYTTSKGAVLSLSYAAAGELAPRGIRVNNVAPGWVDGGFTHQALAASDNPEHLRKRASSLHPLGRMASPRDVANAVIWLLSNQAAFITGSMLLVDGGFMIQHNS
- the psbA gene encoding photosystem II q(b) protein, whose protein sequence is MTTTIQQRSGANGWQQFCDWVTSTNNRLYVGWFGVLMIPTLLAATTCFIVAFIAAPPVDIDGIREPVAGSLMYGNNIISGAVVPSSNAIGLHFYPIWEAASLDEWLYNGGPFQLVVFHFLIGIYAYMGREWELSYRLGMRPWICVAYSAPVAAASAVFLVYPFGQGSFSDAMPLGISGTFNYMLVFQAEHNILMHPFHMLGVAGVFGGSLFSAMHGSLVTSSLVRETTETESQNYGYKFGQEEETYNIVAAHGYFGRLIFQYASFNNSRSLHFFLAAWPVVGIWFTALGVSTMAFNLNGFNFNQSILDGQGRVLNTWADVLNRAGLGMEVMHERNAHNFPLDLAAAESTPVALQAPAIG